Proteins encoded by one window of Pseudomonadota bacterium:
- the rpmB gene encoding 50S ribosomal protein L28 encodes MAMVCDLCGKGPVSGNTISHSNRKTRRRWLPNLQSTSLTINGKEKAVRVCTRCLRTHRKAAAN; translated from the coding sequence ATGGCTATGGTCTGCGACCTCTGTGGCAAGGGCCCGGTGAGCGGGAACACGATCAGCCACTCCAACCGCAAGACGCGTCGCCGTTGGCTGCCGAACCTGCAGTCGACGAGCCTCACCATCAATGGCAAGGAGAAGGCGGTTCGCGTGTGCACGCGCTGCCTTCGCACGCATCGCAAGGCCGCGGCGAACTGA
- a CDS encoding DUF2079 domain-containing protein: MSPGALEVPRGSLPPERQHEGPRLQRGRSARSAATAVGRLRPLTRVWLAAALYTALYSWFCVQRAVSAYYGDPDYGLFQQSFWTTLNEGWLFYNTYESGTHFSKHNSPILFLVLPFYAALPRLETLLVVQTAAIALGAVAVFKLAALLVDEESAVLLAWSYLLYHPMHGVSYDQFNELAFLPAPLLFAFYFMVQRRMGWFWACITASLACKEDVPFVTFGLGLYMIWLGRNTRRESESPDRLVRHGQLLALISVAWLLLSLRVIFPLLRDGATWPYFRERYGQFGRDFTEVALNLLAHPWIIVPYLLRRHALLVLVELTAPLAFLPFRAPAVAAIPLATWVVLQLSSFGAMHNCGSRYMAPVIACMFAATIVGLRNVVAATAVSDDSVEQAAQRRRTGLRWSRWVLALTTLSTLALDTTPMRFPFRGIRRPTAHQIARNALAERVPASASVSTQPEFYAPLSRRADVWLGYHPGTDYVLVDPTPDFTGHATWFDHARWNVNLPQIVARGEYVMVDQADGAVLLRRVPWAMRGARRPTAP, from the coding sequence ATGTCCCCTGGGGCGCTGGAAGTTCCTCGAGGTTCGCTACCACCCGAACGGCAACATGAAGGACCTCGACTCCAGCGTGGTCGCTCTGCGCGTTCGGCTGCGACCGCAGTAGGGCGGTTGCGTCCGCTCACGCGGGTCTGGCTGGCAGCAGCCCTCTACACCGCGCTCTACTCCTGGTTCTGCGTGCAGCGCGCCGTCTCCGCCTACTACGGCGATCCAGACTACGGTCTCTTCCAGCAGAGCTTCTGGACCACGCTGAACGAGGGCTGGCTCTTCTACAACACGTACGAGAGCGGCACCCACTTCTCGAAGCACAACTCCCCCATCCTCTTCCTCGTTCTCCCGTTCTACGCGGCGCTCCCGCGCCTCGAGACACTGCTGGTGGTGCAGACAGCGGCCATCGCTCTTGGGGCCGTGGCAGTCTTCAAGCTCGCCGCGCTGCTGGTTGACGAAGAGAGCGCGGTGCTCCTGGCCTGGTCGTACCTTCTCTACCATCCGATGCACGGCGTGAGCTATGACCAGTTCAATGAGCTGGCCTTCCTGCCCGCTCCCCTGCTCTTCGCGTTCTACTTCATGGTTCAACGCCGCATGGGCTGGTTCTGGGCCTGCATCACCGCCTCGCTGGCCTGCAAGGAAGACGTGCCGTTCGTCACCTTCGGCCTCGGGCTGTACATGATCTGGCTCGGACGCAACACCCGCCGCGAGAGCGAGTCCCCGGATCGTCTGGTGCGCCATGGCCAGCTGCTCGCCCTCATCTCGGTCGCCTGGCTCCTGCTGTCGCTGCGCGTGATCTTTCCGCTGCTGCGCGATGGCGCGACCTGGCCGTACTTCAGAGAGCGCTATGGCCAGTTCGGCCGCGACTTCACCGAGGTTGCGCTGAACCTTCTCGCGCACCCCTGGATCATCGTGCCATACCTGCTGCGTCGGCATGCTCTGCTCGTGCTCGTAGAGCTCACCGCCCCGCTCGCCTTCCTCCCCTTCCGAGCCCCCGCCGTGGCGGCGATCCCGCTGGCCACGTGGGTCGTTCTGCAGCTGTCGTCGTTCGGCGCGATGCACAACTGCGGCTCACGGTACATGGCCCCCGTGATCGCGTGCATGTTCGCGGCGACCATCGTCGGGCTGCGCAACGTGGTTGCCGCGACGGCCGTCTCCGACGACTCTGTCGAACAGGCTGCCCAGCGTCGCCGGACCGGTCTGCGCTGGAGCCGGTGGGTTCTCGCCCTCACCACGCTCTCGACACTTGCGCTCGATACCACCCCGATGCGCTTCCCCTTCCGAGGCATTCGACGCCCCACAGCCCATCAGATCGCAAGAAACGCGCTGGCCGAGCGCGTTCCCGCCAGCGCCAGTGTTTCGACCCAGCCGGAGTTCTACGCGCCGCTGAGCCGCCGCGCCGATGTCTGGCTCGGATACCATCCCGGCACGGACTACGTGCTCGTCGACCCCACCCCTGATTTCACGGGCCACGCAACGTGGTTCGATCACGCCCGCTGGAACGTGAACCTTCCGCAGATCGTTGCGCGGGGCGAGTACGTGATGGTCGACCAGGCAGACGGTGCGGTGCTGCTCAGACGCGTGCCCTGGGCGATGCGGGGGGCTCGCCGGCCTACTGCTCCTTGA
- a CDS encoding prepilin-type N-terminal cleavage/methylation domain-containing protein produces MSEHGQKRVRVRRGFTLIELMVVLSLISVLILIILPNFVRAKARTRLSGCESNLRNTATALTMYSEENDQRYPVMLTSLTPTYLKIIAKCPSALDNSCYTNGYTSATTPANYTMSCTGVTHLDLSLPTGYPQYTLNGGLKEQ; encoded by the coding sequence GTGAGCGAGCACGGTCAGAAGAGAGTACGGGTGCGTCGAGGGTTCACGTTGATTGAGCTCATGGTGGTGCTGTCGCTCATCTCCGTGCTCATCCTCATCATCCTGCCCAACTTCGTTCGCGCAAAGGCCCGCACGCGCCTGAGCGGGTGCGAGTCGAACCTGCGCAACACGGCGACCGCCCTCACCATGTACTCAGAGGAGAACGACCAGCGCTACCCCGTGATGCTGACCTCTCTCACGCCGACCTACCTGAAGATCATCGCCAAGTGCCCGTCCGCGCTCGACAACTCCTGCTACACGAATGGCTACACCAGTGCCACGACACCTGCGAACTACACCATGTCGTGCACCGGCGTCACGCATCTCGACCTGAGCCTGCCCACGGGGTATCCCCAGTACACCTTGAACGGCGGCCTCAAGGAGCAGTAG